Proteins encoded within one genomic window of Candidatus Binataceae bacterium:
- a CDS encoding MlaD family protein, which yields MYASRTTKILVTIFALAGLAALVVLTTSLRGVAIFEPSGYVLYTTLDQDASGLKANNPVELNGVLVGKVLSVRLKDLRTHLALLIDDGVRINRCATVSLKTEDSVLVTKFVSIESQSNGPPLMAHDTIGGCHGPVVLEQAIGAYGPHVEQHSSLRRDS from the coding sequence ATGTACGCGAGCCGCACTACTAAAATCCTGGTCACGATTTTCGCACTTGCGGGATTAGCTGCGCTCGTCGTGCTGACGACATCGCTCCGCGGCGTCGCGATCTTCGAGCCGTCGGGCTACGTGCTCTATACGACCCTTGATCAAGACGCGTCAGGCCTAAAGGCGAACAATCCTGTCGAGTTGAATGGCGTGCTCGTCGGCAAGGTTCTCTCGGTTCGCCTCAAAGACCTGCGTACGCATCTGGCGCTCCTTATCGACGATGGTGTTCGGATCAATCGGTGCGCAACGGTGAGTCTCAAGACGGAAGACAGCGTGTTAGTGACGAAGTTCGTTTCGATCGAAAGCCAATCGAACGGGCCGCCACTTATGGCGCACGATACGATCGGCGGGTGTCACGGGCCCGTTGTACTGGAGCAGGCGATCGGCGCCTATGGGCCCCACGTTGAGCAACATTCGAGCCTGCGACGCGATAGCTAG
- a CDS encoding alpha/beta fold hydrolase, with product MAALESGVITVQQRPTRVWRGGTGDALLLLHAAGGDAYTGWHWIWDDLARDFTVIAPDWPGFGQSQAMPISQVNLSSLAGWVEDLREVLGLEKLSIVGNSFGGTSARLYAAQYPARVERLAVINGAGLPAPGAPLPAIAEIVASGKVSGPDDVAREVLKLMFHDQNLLTPQLMAELSADMLTIMSILGKLGASPLPQHTMPKAPTLVLWGEGDRFAPPTVGQALAAELPKATFKGLPNAGHLPQIEQPAAVVAALRQFLLD from the coding sequence ATGGCAGCCCTCGAATCCGGCGTAATCACCGTGCAACAAAGGCCGACTCGCGTGTGGCGCGGAGGCACTGGTGATGCGCTCCTGCTGCTTCATGCGGCCGGCGGCGACGCCTATACCGGATGGCATTGGATCTGGGACGATCTGGCGCGCGATTTCACCGTTATCGCACCCGATTGGCCCGGCTTTGGCCAATCGCAAGCGATGCCGATCTCGCAGGTCAATCTGTCGAGTCTGGCCGGCTGGGTTGAGGACCTGCGCGAGGTATTGGGCCTTGAGAAATTGTCAATCGTCGGAAATTCCTTCGGAGGAACATCGGCACGGCTCTACGCTGCTCAGTATCCCGCGCGGGTCGAGCGGCTGGCGGTGATTAACGGCGCCGGTCTGCCGGCCCCCGGCGCTCCGCTGCCGGCGATCGCCGAGATTGTTGCGTCGGGAAAAGTTTCTGGTCCCGACGATGTCGCGCGCGAGGTGCTGAAGCTAATGTTTCATGATCAGAATCTGCTCACGCCGCAACTCATGGCGGAGTTGAGCGCGGACATGCTGACAATCATGTCGATCCTCGGCAAGTTGGGAGCGAGCCCACTGCCGCAACACACGATGCCGAAAGCGCCTACGCTCGTGCTGTGGGGCGAAGGCGATCGCTTCGCGCCGCCTACGGTCGGTCAAGCGCTTGCCGCAGAACTACCGAAGGCCACGTTCAAGGGCTTGCCAAACGCGGGTCACCTGCCACAAATTGAGCAGCCCGCCGCGGTGGTGGCCGCATTGCGACAATTCCTGCTGGATTGA
- a CDS encoding ATP-binding cassette domain-containing protein, translated as MSGGTTNGTFQNGAVSNAIEVRELCRHFGRQQVLDHLSLDIPEGQITTIVGPSGCGKTVLLKHLNMLLVPDSGTITIYGTDVTRLGNRGRDAVRENLGMLFQAGALFDSMTVYDNVSFPLVEKTRLPENEIRSRVGETLAAVGLEGMENKFPSEMSGGMQKRAALARALVRRPKILMLDEPTTGLDPTRTGAIHELIRETQKKFNLTAVMVSHDVPAVFQVSDRVAFLNHGKTHLNGTVAEVMAADDAVFKRFLAGRAAGDDDGASLGG; from the coding sequence ATGAGCGGCGGAACCACAAACGGGACCTTTCAGAATGGCGCAGTCAGCAACGCGATCGAGGTTCGCGAGCTCTGCCGGCACTTCGGCCGTCAGCAGGTGCTCGATCACCTGTCGCTGGACATTCCCGAAGGCCAGATCACGACGATCGTGGGACCCTCAGGATGCGGCAAAACCGTGCTGCTCAAGCATCTGAACATGTTGCTGGTCCCCGATTCCGGTACAATTACGATTTACGGAACCGACGTGACGCGGCTCGGGAATCGCGGGCGCGACGCGGTCCGCGAAAACCTCGGCATGCTGTTCCAGGCGGGAGCGCTGTTCGATTCGATGACAGTTTACGACAACGTTTCGTTCCCGCTGGTCGAGAAAACGCGGCTGCCTGAAAACGAGATCCGCAGCCGTGTCGGCGAGACCCTCGCCGCTGTCGGCCTCGAAGGGATGGAGAACAAGTTCCCCTCGGAAATGAGCGGCGGGATGCAGAAGCGTGCGGCGCTCGCGCGTGCACTCGTGCGGCGGCCCAAAATCCTGATGCTCGACGAGCCCACTACGGGGCTCGATCCCACACGCACCGGCGCGATCCACGAACTGATCCGCGAAACGCAAAAGAAGTTCAACCTTACGGCCGTGATGGTCAGTCACGACGTGCCGGCGGTGTTCCAGGTCTCCGATCGCGTCGCGTTTCTCAATCACGGCAAGACTCATCTGAATGGAACCGTCGCGGAGGTGATGGCCGCCGACGACGCGGTCTTCAAGCGGTTCCTCGCCGGACGTGCCGCCGGCGACGACGACGGCGCCTCGCTCGGGGGCTGA
- a CDS encoding MlaE family lipid ABC transporter permease subunit yields MVGLIERLGALIIDGILDLGYFVLFLVYSLLNIFLPPYKPRLWIRQIRIIGADSTMLIVLIGTFTGMVLGLQGYNTLNRFGAAGALGTLVALALVRELGPVLAALMIAARSGSAMAAELGSMQVTEQVDALTVMAINPVQYLVSPRMLAGLISFPLLTTIFDVVGIYGGYLVGVKLMGAPRGPYFSGISSNMDLHDIATGFWKSVVFGVIVMWVCCYKGYNAERMATGVSRATTEAVVLSSVLILAFDYVIGAILI; encoded by the coding sequence ATGGTTGGACTGATCGAGCGCCTCGGCGCCCTGATAATAGATGGGATTCTGGATCTCGGTTATTTCGTACTTTTCCTCGTTTACTCATTGCTGAATATCTTCCTGCCGCCCTACAAGCCGCGGCTGTGGATTCGCCAGATTCGCATCATCGGCGCCGACTCGACGATGCTGATCGTTCTTATCGGCACCTTCACCGGGATGGTGCTCGGGCTGCAGGGCTACAACACGCTCAATCGTTTCGGTGCTGCCGGCGCGCTCGGCACGCTCGTCGCGCTCGCGCTCGTGCGCGAGCTGGGTCCCGTGCTCGCGGCCCTTATGATCGCGGCGCGTTCGGGCTCGGCGATGGCGGCGGAGCTGGGCTCGATGCAGGTGACCGAGCAGGTCGACGCGCTTACCGTGATGGCGATCAACCCGGTCCAGTACCTGGTATCACCGCGGATGCTCGCCGGGCTCATAAGCTTTCCGCTTCTCACGACGATATTCGACGTGGTCGGAATCTACGGCGGCTACCTTGTCGGCGTGAAGCTGATGGGCGCGCCGCGGGGACCGTACTTCAGCGGAATCTCGTCCAACATGGACCTGCATGATATCGCGACCGGTTTCTGGAAGTCGGTGGTGTTCGGCGTAATCGTGATGTGGGTCTGCTGCTACAAAGGCTACAACGCCGAACGGATGGCGACCGGGGTGAGCCGCGCCACCACCGAGGCGGTAGTCCTATCAAGTGTGCTGATCCTCGCGTTTGATTATGTTATAGGCGCTATCCTCATCTGA
- a CDS encoding tetratricopeptide repeat protein, with translation MLKTIRHLYPSLTALAALGAAILFLGGCHHRSVDDDLAAGDSAMQTNQLGEAESDYNEAIKAAPNDPRTHIALGNLYIFEHKTAQAQAEFMKVLDLDPKNAATHVALGNLYMDQSQYPLAENQYRAAVALEPERPAYHLDLSQALIKQNKLDAAEDQIRTALGLDPKNAQAHYALANLLNTIPNRQAEAQTEYEQARALDPKLTGPAPENAESTPEAAATVAPAAAPSAAPSEAAAMTPAAAPSPPMPAMPTAAAAAPVKIKPLNKLFLLTKNSPVYQNPDNASAVVAQVRANKYVHVTGIAGNYLQVRLRTGTVGFIPIAAAE, from the coding sequence ATGCTCAAGACAATCCGCCACCTCTACCCGTCGCTAACTGCGCTCGCAGCGCTTGGCGCGGCCATCCTCTTTCTCGGTGGATGTCATCATCGTTCGGTTGACGACGATCTTGCAGCCGGCGACTCCGCGATGCAGACCAATCAGCTCGGGGAAGCAGAGAGCGACTACAACGAAGCGATCAAAGCCGCGCCCAACGATCCGCGCACGCATATCGCGCTGGGCAATCTCTACATCTTCGAGCATAAGACCGCGCAGGCGCAGGCCGAGTTCATGAAGGTCCTCGACCTCGATCCCAAGAATGCCGCGACCCACGTCGCGCTCGGCAACCTCTACATGGATCAGAGCCAGTATCCGCTGGCGGAGAATCAGTATCGCGCCGCGGTCGCGCTCGAGCCCGAGCGGCCCGCTTATCACCTCGATCTGTCGCAGGCGCTAATTAAACAAAACAAGCTCGACGCCGCCGAAGATCAGATTCGCACCGCGCTCGGTCTCGATCCGAAGAACGCGCAGGCCCACTACGCGCTCGCGAATCTGCTCAACACGATTCCGAATCGCCAGGCCGAGGCGCAGACCGAATACGAGCAGGCGCGTGCGCTTGATCCGAAGCTGACGGGACCCGCGCCGGAGAATGCGGAATCGACGCCCGAAGCGGCCGCGACTGTAGCACCGGCAGCGGCGCCGTCGGCCGCGCCGAGCGAGGCTGCCGCGATGACCCCAGCCGCAGCACCGTCGCCGCCGATGCCAGCAATGCCGACTGCCGCCGCCGCAGCGCCGGTGAAGATCAAGCCGCTCAACAAGCTGTTCCTGCTGACGAAAAATTCACCCGTCTATCAGAATCCCGATAACGCGAGCGCCGTCGTCGCCCAGGTGCGCGCCAACAAATACGTCCACGTAACCGGCATCGCCGGCAACTACTTGCAAGTGCGCCTGCGAACCGGCACCGTCGGCTTCATCCCAATCGCCGCCGCGGAGTGA
- the rplU gene encoding 50S ribosomal protein L21 — protein MFAIVKTGGKQYRVGVGDQITVERLEGDVGAQVSLNEVLAVGGDAPKIGTPIVDGASVTAKIVQQPRGTKVIVFKKKRRKNYRRKRGHRQELTVLKIQSISADGSEPVASSSNEPAAETPPNQE, from the coding sequence ATGTTTGCAATCGTAAAGACAGGCGGAAAGCAGTATCGCGTCGGCGTCGGCGACCAGATAACGGTCGAGCGGCTCGAGGGTGACGTCGGCGCTCAAGTTTCCTTGAATGAAGTTCTGGCAGTCGGCGGCGACGCACCTAAGATCGGTACGCCGATCGTTGATGGTGCATCGGTGACGGCGAAGATTGTCCAGCAGCCGCGCGGCACCAAGGTTATCGTCTTCAAGAAGAAGCGGCGCAAAAATTATCGCCGCAAGCGCGGTCATCGCCAGGAACTTACCGTGCTCAAGATCCAGTCGATCTCGGCCGACGGTTCCGAACCGGTCGCATCGAGCTCGAACGAACCCGCGGCTGAAACGCCGCCGAATCAGGAGTAA
- a CDS encoding outer membrane lipid asymmetry maintenance protein MlaD, translated as MYASRTTQFLVGIFALIGVAALIVLSITLGKVQIFAPPGYVLYANFDNISGLKVGDSVDLAGVHIGKVASVRLKDLRAHVTLFIDRGVDIDKDAIAGIKTEGLLGNKYVSIALGPSDKMLTDHDTIRQTESAFVLEDAIGTLINNLGSGGSKDCKDKDSDKQASSGGPASGDDISLPPGVADSKPSPAAKPSAASKPGQK; from the coding sequence ATGTACGCGAGCCGCACTACACAGTTCCTGGTTGGGATCTTCGCGCTGATCGGAGTCGCGGCGCTTATTGTGCTGTCGATCACGCTCGGCAAGGTGCAGATCTTCGCGCCGCCGGGCTACGTTCTCTATGCCAACTTCGACAATATCTCGGGGCTCAAGGTCGGCGATTCGGTGGACCTTGCCGGCGTGCATATCGGCAAGGTCGCAAGTGTCAGGCTGAAGGATTTGCGCGCACACGTGACGCTGTTTATCGACCGCGGCGTCGACATCGATAAGGACGCGATCGCCGGCATCAAGACCGAAGGTCTGCTCGGCAACAAATACGTATCGATCGCGCTCGGGCCGAGCGACAAGATGCTGACCGATCACGATACGATCCGGCAGACCGAATCAGCCTTCGTGCTCGAGGATGCGATTGGAACATTGATCAACAACCTCGGTTCGGGCGGGAGCAAGGACTGCAAGGACAAGGATTCCGACAAGCAGGCGAGCAGCGGCGGCCCGGCGTCGGGCGACGATATCAGCCTGCCACCCGGCGTCGCCGATTCCAAACCTTCGCCCGCGGCCAAGCCGTCTGCGGCGTCGAAGCCCGGCCAGAAGTGA
- a CDS encoding exonuclease domain-containing protein, producing MEGDAASAGAHQRHFGESIRQKLYAYLEARPAGADARELVGLLLSGAGNDPELGARLVRGLLDGDPNFIFDQATSLWRLSKSERLRVPLDEAEFVVVDLETTGGRPGPGGIIEIGAWRMVGRRLVESFQTLVRPQGVIPRFVMGLTSITNEMVREAPPIEAVLPAFRDFLRDRVMVAHNAAFDFSFLDFEFRRLFGLGLRNPVLCTLRMSRRFVPSLKRRRLDLLAEHFGLSTEGRHRGLGDARMAAEILSIFLDIAMKMGVARLDRLLDDHQRGAAGRRIERHVPPEEIAALPVAPGVYIMRNERGDILYVGKARRLKDRLGSYFNSNVSAKTAELISHVYKIETRVTRSSLEAALDEARLIRELKPAYNRMLKSAAPAYFIKLDMMEDFPRIAVAQKLSAKRGAMHLGPFVGRANLEKSVNALSRILGLRTCAGKLALDEDFSPCMYGQIGHCTAPCNLSIGEEAYADRVRQALAFMRGRTGPILGALVRARDQAASSLRYEEAGRIRRDLEALTTLAHRATRLSQVVTENNVVIVTGEGSDRVAHIVLSGRLALSRALDRPEAAAEVASFVGSNYERMKLKAVERPELEAMAIVARWLKERRPNEGQVINLRGAHLDQRLLESNATNAVGCEET from the coding sequence GTGGAGGGAGACGCGGCATCGGCAGGCGCGCATCAGCGCCATTTCGGCGAATCGATCAGGCAGAAGCTCTACGCCTATCTCGAGGCGCGCCCGGCGGGTGCCGATGCGCGCGAGCTGGTCGGACTGCTGCTGAGCGGTGCGGGCAACGATCCCGAGCTCGGCGCGCGGCTCGTGCGCGGGCTGCTCGACGGCGATCCCAATTTCATTTTCGATCAGGCGACGAGTCTCTGGCGCCTCAGCAAGAGCGAACGCCTGCGCGTGCCGCTGGACGAGGCCGAATTCGTCGTCGTCGATCTCGAGACCACCGGCGGGCGGCCCGGCCCCGGTGGCATTATCGAAATCGGTGCATGGCGGATGGTTGGGCGGCGGCTGGTCGAATCGTTCCAGACGCTGGTGCGGCCGCAAGGCGTGATTCCGCGCTTCGTGATGGGACTCACGTCGATCACCAATGAGATGGTGCGCGAGGCGCCGCCGATCGAAGCCGTGCTGCCGGCATTTCGCGACTTCCTGCGCGATCGCGTGATGGTCGCGCACAACGCCGCGTTCGATTTTTCATTTCTCGATTTCGAGTTCAGGCGCCTATTTGGGCTGGGCCTCAGAAATCCGGTGCTGTGCACGCTTCGGATGTCGCGGAGGTTCGTGCCTTCGCTCAAGCGCCGGCGGCTCGACCTGCTGGCCGAGCATTTCGGGCTTTCGACCGAAGGACGCCATCGCGGACTCGGCGACGCGCGGATGGCGGCCGAGATTCTCAGCATCTTTCTCGATATCGCGATGAAGATGGGCGTCGCGCGGCTCGACCGCCTGCTCGACGATCATCAGCGCGGGGCGGCGGGTCGCAGGATCGAGCGTCATGTGCCGCCCGAGGAAATCGCGGCACTGCCCGTGGCGCCCGGTGTGTACATCATGCGCAACGAGCGCGGCGATATCCTATATGTCGGCAAGGCGCGTCGGCTCAAGGATCGCCTCGGCTCGTATTTCAATTCCAACGTCAGCGCGAAGACGGCGGAGCTTATCAGTCACGTTTATAAAATCGAGACGCGCGTGACGCGATCGTCGCTCGAAGCGGCGCTCGACGAGGCGCGGCTGATTCGCGAGCTCAAGCCGGCGTACAACAGGATGCTCAAGTCGGCCGCGCCGGCGTATTTCATCAAGCTCGACATGATGGAGGATTTTCCGCGCATCGCGGTCGCGCAGAAACTTTCGGCCAAGCGCGGCGCGATGCATCTTGGACCGTTTGTCGGCCGCGCCAATCTCGAAAAGTCGGTGAATGCGCTCTCGCGGATACTTGGCCTGCGCACCTGTGCCGGCAAGCTCGCGCTCGACGAGGATTTCTCGCCGTGCATGTACGGCCAGATCGGCCACTGCACGGCGCCCTGCAATCTGAGTATCGGCGAGGAAGCCTACGCGGACCGCGTGCGGCAGGCGCTCGCATTCATGCGCGGAAGAACTGGTCCGATACTCGGCGCTCTCGTGAGGGCGCGCGATCAAGCCGCATCGAGTCTGCGCTACGAGGAAGCGGGGCGTATCCGCCGCGATTTGGAGGCGCTGACGACGCTCGCGCATCGCGCGACCCGCCTGAGCCAGGTCGTGACCGAGAACAATGTCGTCATCGTGACGGGCGAGGGCAGCGATCGCGTGGCGCATATCGTCCTCAGCGGCAGGCTCGCGCTGAGCCGCGCGCTCGACAGGCCCGAAGCGGCGGCCGAGGTGGCGTCGTTCGTCGGCAGCAACTACGAGCGTATGAAATTGAAAGCAGTAGAGCGCCCCGAGCTCGAAGCGATGGCGATCGTGGCGCGATGGCTGAAAGAGCGCCGCCCCAACGAAGGCCAGGTGATCAATCTACGTGGCGCGCATCTCGACCAGCGGTTATTGGAAAGCAACGCAACGAACGCTGTTGGCTGCGAAGAAACCTGA
- a CDS encoding VacJ family lipoprotein, whose translation MERAAKLAKGSAALRALVTSAFVAGLFCASSAFCQDAAPIAQNPTAQSAAQAKPLPPGENGGPPGENMSVRADPLEPFNSAMFKFNLKLDDWVLHPVASGYAFIAPEPVRKSVGHFFNNVDVIPRLANNLFQLKMAEAGVEVARFGINSTLGVAGFFDPAKDWFGLDQHDNDFGLTLRYWGAPTGPYLMLPFFGPSTIGDTIGKVADGAMNPMDYLLPWYVYIPANAGWRIGEAVNYRSMHLNQFEEADRYAIDLYGAVQDAYMQQRDNTVKKLHEEEW comes from the coding sequence ATGGAACGAGCTGCCAAACTCGCCAAGGGATCCGCCGCGCTTCGCGCGCTGGTCACCTCGGCATTCGTTGCAGGACTGTTCTGCGCGTCGTCTGCATTCTGCCAGGATGCCGCTCCGATCGCGCAAAACCCCACCGCGCAGTCGGCGGCTCAGGCCAAGCCGCTGCCCCCGGGCGAGAACGGAGGACCTCCGGGCGAGAACATGAGCGTGCGCGCCGATCCGCTCGAACCGTTCAACAGCGCGATGTTTAAATTCAACCTCAAGCTCGACGACTGGGTGCTCCATCCGGTTGCATCGGGCTACGCCTTCATCGCGCCCGAGCCGGTGCGCAAAAGCGTCGGTCACTTCTTCAACAACGTCGACGTGATCCCACGCCTGGCCAACAATCTCTTCCAGTTGAAGATGGCTGAGGCGGGTGTCGAGGTGGCGCGCTTCGGAATCAACAGCACACTTGGCGTGGCGGGATTTTTCGATCCAGCCAAGGACTGGTTCGGACTTGACCAGCATGACAACGACTTCGGACTGACGCTGCGCTACTGGGGCGCGCCGACTGGTCCGTACCTGATGCTGCCGTTTTTTGGTCCATCGACGATCGGCGACACCATCGGCAAAGTCGCCGACGGTGCAATGAATCCCATGGACTACTTGCTGCCGTGGTACGTATACATACCGGCGAACGCTGGATGGCGCATTGGCGAGGCGGTGAACTATCGCTCGATGCATCTGAACCAGTTCGAAGAGGCCGACCGCTATGCGATCGATCTCTACGGCGCGGTGCAGGATGCGTACATGCAGCAGCGCGACAACACGGTGAAGAAGCTCCACGAAGAAGAGTGGTAA
- a CDS encoding ABC transporter substrate-binding protein, whose protein sequence is MTNLMMSDKSSVSRLRAMVRVAALALCATILGAGANTPARADEPMSVVQTTVNQALEVLRNKSIPLPQRQDQLRKIVDATFDFKEMARSALGYHWRQITPDQQQEFTDAFVAFIQDSYLGKINEYTNQQVQFVTTKSLGQGYAQVNTDIVKPSGNGDAIKVNYLLEQEGSSWKIYDVTVDAISIIANYRNQFNRVMNNQGYDTLIKDLKSKQAALAASLANH, encoded by the coding sequence ATGACCAACTTAATGATGAGCGATAAATCTTCGGTTTCACGGCTCCGAGCGATGGTGCGCGTTGCCGCCCTCGCGCTTTGTGCAACGATCCTTGGAGCCGGCGCGAACACACCAGCCCGGGCCGACGAGCCGATGAGCGTGGTGCAAACCACCGTCAACCAGGCGCTCGAGGTGCTGCGCAACAAATCGATTCCGCTCCCGCAGCGCCAGGATCAGCTGCGCAAGATCGTCGACGCGACCTTTGACTTCAAGGAAATGGCACGCTCGGCGCTGGGATACCATTGGCGGCAGATCACGCCCGACCAACAGCAGGAGTTCACCGACGCCTTCGTCGCGTTCATCCAGGATTCCTACCTCGGCAAGATCAACGAATACACCAACCAGCAGGTGCAGTTCGTGACGACCAAGAGCCTTGGGCAAGGTTATGCGCAGGTAAACACCGATATAGTCAAGCCGAGCGGCAATGGAGACGCGATTAAGGTCAATTATCTGCTCGAGCAGGAAGGCTCGAGTTGGAAAATCTACGACGTGACGGTTGACGCGATCAGCATTATCGCGAATTATCGCAACCAATTTAATCGCGTCATGAACAACCAAGGATACGATACGCTCATCAAGGATCTGAAGAGCAAACAAGCAGCGCTGGCTGCGTCCCTTGCCAACCATTGA
- a CDS encoding LLM class F420-dependent oxidoreductase, translating into MRLGLVTGYSGAQMGMPMDVILEAEKCGFDSVWTAEAYGSDAIVPLSWIAALTKKIKLGTAIMQMPARTPAMTAMTAMTLDALSGGRFILGIGPSGPQVVEGWHGVPYGKPLQRTREYIDIVRMVLARQVPVEHHGSEFRIPYDGPGASGLGKPLKSILHGRKDMPIYTASISPKGIALAAEIADGVIPVWMNPERFDLYDGPLKEGFAKSGGKKSMANFEVAPFVTCVMGNDVEKCRMPVKSMLALYIGGMGARKKNFYNDYAKRLNYEGEAVEIQDLYLTGKRNEAIALVPDKLVDEVALVGPKERIKERLAAWKASPVKSILIGSGSIDTVRALAEMV; encoded by the coding sequence ATGCGACTCGGTCTCGTTACCGGATATTCAGGTGCCCAGATGGGCATGCCGATGGACGTCATTCTCGAGGCGGAAAAATGCGGCTTCGATTCGGTGTGGACCGCGGAGGCCTACGGCTCCGACGCGATCGTGCCGCTCTCGTGGATCGCCGCGCTCACCAAGAAGATCAAGCTCGGCACCGCGATCATGCAGATGCCGGCGCGCACGCCCGCAATGACAGCCATGACCGCGATGACCCTCGACGCGCTCTCGGGCGGCCGCTTTATCCTCGGTATCGGCCCATCGGGACCGCAGGTGGTCGAAGGATGGCACGGCGTGCCCTACGGCAAGCCGCTCCAGCGCACCCGCGAATACATCGATATCGTGCGTATGGTGCTGGCGCGTCAAGTGCCCGTCGAGCATCACGGCAGCGAGTTCCGCATCCCCTATGACGGCCCCGGCGCGAGCGGCCTCGGCAAGCCGCTCAAAAGCATCCTGCACGGCCGCAAGGACATGCCGATCTACACCGCATCGATCAGCCCCAAGGGAATCGCGCTGGCGGCTGAGATCGCCGACGGTGTGATCCCGGTCTGGATGAATCCCGAGCGCTTCGATCTTTACGACGGGCCGCTCAAGGAAGGCTTCGCGAAGTCGGGCGGTAAGAAGTCGATGGCCAACTTCGAGGTCGCGCCGTTCGTGACCTGCGTGATGGGCAACGACGTCGAGAAATGCCGGATGCCGGTGAAGTCGATGCTCGCGCTGTACATCGGCGGGATGGGCGCGCGCAAAAAGAATTTCTACAACGACTACGCCAAGCGCCTCAACTACGAAGGCGAGGCAGTGGAGATCCAGGACCTGTACCTGACCGGCAAAAGAAACGAAGCAATCGCGCTAGTGCCGGACAAGCTTGTCGACGAAGTCGCCTTGGTCGGTCCCAAAGAAAGAATCAAAGAGCGCCTCGCCGCGTGGAAAGCCTCCCCAGTAAAAAGCATCCTGATCGGGAGCGGCTCGATCGACACGGTGCGAGCGCTCGCGGAGATGGTATAG
- the rpmA gene encoding 50S ribosomal protein L27: MAHKKGQGSTRNGRDSPGQRRGIKIYDGQTVKAGNILVRQCGTRIHPGRNVGLGRDYTIYARVDGVVKYEPRGEKRQVSVEPLPTSAGAAGADA; this comes from the coding sequence GTGGCTCACAAGAAAGGCCAAGGCTCTACGCGCAACGGCCGCGACAGTCCCGGACAACGCCGCGGTATCAAGATTTACGACGGCCAGACCGTCAAGGCCGGCAATATCCTCGTGCGCCAGTGCGGCACCCGGATCCATCCCGGACGCAACGTCGGTCTAGGGCGCGACTACACGATTTACGCGCGCGTCGATGGTGTGGTTAAGTACGAACCGCGCGGCGAGAAGCGGCAGGTGAGCGTCGAACCGCTCCCGACCAGCGCCGGAGCAGCCGGGGCCGATGCGTAG
- the cofC gene encoding 2-phospho-L-lactate guanylyltransferase: MRSILIAAKELDHAKTRLAPALPPGERRVLAEAMFRDVLAASLASRVADQVAVITSDRLLLEVARAAGAYTIDEEYPRGLNVAVGIGTAHLANLGADTVCTVLSDIPMITGDDIDDAFHAMPPAGAGVVLVPSRDFSGTNVIVRSPAGVVRTRFGRMSLVKHREDCRNRGVPCEVLRLMRPALDLDLTTDLAEFVRAGTTTHTHNHLARLGIAHH; the protein is encoded by the coding sequence GTGCGTTCGATTCTGATTGCCGCCAAGGAACTCGATCACGCCAAGACGCGGCTTGCGCCCGCATTGCCGCCAGGAGAGCGGCGCGTCCTGGCCGAGGCGATGTTCCGCGACGTGCTCGCAGCGTCGCTGGCTTCGCGCGTGGCCGACCAGGTTGCAGTGATCACATCGGATCGATTGCTGCTCGAAGTTGCGCGCGCGGCCGGCGCGTACACGATCGATGAGGAATATCCGCGCGGGCTTAATGTTGCGGTTGGGATAGGGACGGCCCATCTCGCCAACCTCGGCGCGGATACGGTCTGTACGGTGCTGTCAGATATCCCGATGATCACTGGCGACGATATCGACGACGCCTTCCACGCGATGCCGCCCGCCGGGGCGGGCGTGGTGCTGGTGCCGTCGCGCGATTTCTCAGGGACCAACGTGATCGTGCGATCGCCCGCGGGCGTGGTGCGCACCCGCTTTGGCCGGATGAGCCTCGTCAAGCATCGCGAGGACTGCCGCAATCGCGGCGTTCCCTGCGAAGTTTTGCGCCTGATGCGGCCGGCGCTGGACCTTGACCTGACGACCGATCTCGCGGAGTTTGTACGTGCCGGCACGACGACGCATACGCACAACCATCTTGCCCGCCTCGGAATTGCCCATCACTGA